In Deinococcota bacterium, the sequence GACGACAACGCATCGCTGGCTCATGCCGATCTGCTGGCTCTGCGCGTGGACCTGTTTCCCTTTGAACCGTTCGCGGAGCGTGTCTGGCAGCTGCGCTTTAGCGTCACTTCCTATGATGCCTGGTACGTCGCGCTGGCAGAGTCGCTCGGTGCGCCCCTTGCCACCTTGGACATGCGTCTGAGCCGTGCCACAGGCCCGCGCTGCCCGTTCGAACTGCCCCTCTGAAGC encodes:
- a CDS encoding type II toxin-antitoxin system VapC family toxin yields the protein MILVVDASTVVAALIDDGPNGAWAARLLGTHQLAGPHLLPVEATNILRRAALNGDISDDNASLAHADLLALRVDLFPFEPFAERVWQLRFSVTSYDAWYVALAESLGAPLATLDMRLSRATGPRCPFELPL